The Halichoerus grypus chromosome 15, mHalGry1.hap1.1, whole genome shotgun sequence genome includes a window with the following:
- the LOC118536638 gene encoding uncharacterized protein LOC118536638 isoform X1 — translation MNMFKETVTFKDVAVAFTEEELGLLDSAQRKLYQDVMLENFRNLVSVGHQPFKRDQWHIEREERLWLMKTATQIERNVGGNDQSELRTVQDRGPHEELSCWQIWQHIANDLSRCQNSMINSSQLHKQGDSPCQLGAGLAIQTSEDENCILNCKVDGPNGTESSDFPILRAQDSWRKTSLTESQSYRNRYQQISMKNKLCQCKQDVDPISWISHHLDPGIHRSDQSYSDDDCEKDSMKISTLDQDSMTHTGQKPYECNECEKSFSDLSTFDLPQQLHSKVKSHTCSECGKGFRYSSVLRIHQRVHVEEKGYKCGECGKEFSQSSLLQTHQKVHTVEKPFKCEECGKGFGRRSALTVHCKVHTGEKPYHCEECGRAFSQASHLQDHQRVHTGEKPFRCDACGKSFSRNSHLQSHQRVHTGEKPYKCEECGKGFICSSNLYIHQRVHTGEKPYKCEECGKGFSRPSSLQAHQGVHTGEKSYICNVCGKGFTLSSNLQAHQRVHTGEKPYKCDECGKSFRRNSHYQVHLVVHTGEKPYKCEVCGKGFSQSSYLQIHLKAHSVEKPYKCEECGQGFNQSSRLQIHQLIHTGEKPYKCEECGKGFSRRADLKIHCRIHTGEKPYNCEECGKVFRQASNLLAHQRVHSGEKPFKCEECGKSFGRSSHLQAHQKVHTGEKPYKCEECGKGFKWSLNLDMHQRVHTGEKPYKCGECGKHFSQASSLQLHQSVHTGEKPYKCDVCGKVFSRSSQLQSHQRVHTGEKPYKCETCGKSFSWRSNLTIHHRIHAGDKSYKSNRSGKNIRESTQGNSCIK, via the exons atgAACATGTTCAAG GAGACGGTGACGTTCAAGGACGTGGCGGTGGCCTTCACAGAGGAGGAGCTGGGACTGCTGGACTCTGCCCAGAGGAAGCTATACCAGGACGTCATGTTAGAAAACTTCAGGAACCTGGTCTCAGTGG GACATCAGCCCTTTAAACGAGATCAATGGCAcatagaaagagaagagaggctCTGGTTGATGAAGACAGCAACCCAGATAGAGAGAAATGTAG GAGGGAACGATCAAAGTGAGCTGAGGACCGTTCAAGACAGAGGACCACATGAAGAGCTTTCCTGCTGGCAAATCTGGCAACACATTGCAAATGACCTATCCAGATGTCAAAACTCCATGATAAATAGTTCTCAGCTTCACAAACAAGGTGATTCCCCCTGCCAGCTTGGGGCAGGACTCGCTATTCAAACTTCTGAAGATGAGAACTGTATACTAAATTGTAAAGTGGATGGTCCTAATGGTACTGAAAGCTCAGACTTTCCAATTTTGAGAGCCCAGGACTCATGGAGGAAAACTTCTTTGACTGAGTCACAGAGTTATCGGAATAGATACCAACAAATTTCCATGAAGAATAAGCTATGTCAGTGTAAACAGGATGTTGATCCCATCAGTTGGATTTCACATCACCTAGATCCTGGAATACACAGAAGTGACCAATCTTATAGCGACGATGATTGTGAGAAAGACAGCATGAAGATTTCAACATTGGACCAGGATAGTATGACTCACACAGGACAAAAACCTTATGAGTGTAATGAATGTGAAAAATCCTTCAGTGATCTCTCTACCTTTGATCTTCCTCAGCAGTTACACTCAAAAGTGAAGTCTCATACCTGTAGTGAATGTGGAAAAGGCTTCCGTTATAGCTCAGTTCTTCGTATTCATCAGAGAGTTCATGTGGAAGAGAAAGGCTATAAGTGTGGTGAGTGTGGTAAGGAATTCAGTCAGAGCTCACTTCTGCAAACCCATCAGAAAGTCCACACTGTAGAGAAGCCATTTAAATGTGAGGAGTGTGGGAAGGGCTTTGGTCGTAGATCAGCACTTACTGTTCATTGCAAAGtccacacaggagagaagccTTATCATTGTGAGGAGTGTGGGCGGGCCTTCAGTCAGGCCTCTCATCTCCAGGACCATCAGAGAGtccacactggggagaaaccATTCAGATGCGATGCATGTGGTAAAAGCTTCAGTCGGAATTCACATCTTCAATCCCATCAGAGAGTCCACACGGGAGAGAAACCATACAAATGTGAGGAGTGTGGGAAGGGCTTCATTTGTAGCTCAAATCTATACATTCATCAGAGGGTCCACACAGGAGAAAAACCCTACAAATGTGAGGAATGTGGTAAAGGCTTTAGTCGGCCTTCAAGTCTTCAGGCCCATCAGGGtgttcacactggagagaaatcCTACATATGTAATGTGTGTGGTAAAGGCTTTACTCTGAGTTCAAATCTTCAAGCACATCAGAGAGtccacacaggagagaagccATACAAATGCGATGAGTGTGGGAAGAGCTTCAGGAGGAACTCCCATTATCAAGTTCATCTGGTAGTCCACACAGGggagaaaccctataaatgtgAGGTATGCGGAAAGGGCTTCAGTCAGAGTTCATATCTTCAAATCCATCTGAAGGCACACAGTGTAGAGAAACCTTACAAGTGTGAGGAGTGCGGGCAGGGCTTCAATCAGAGTTCCCGACTTCAGATTCACCAGCTGATCCATACTGGCGAGAAACCGTACAAATGTGAAGAGTGTGGGAAGGGATTCAGTCGTAGAGCAGATCTCAAAATTCACTGCAGAatccacacaggagagaaaccatataattgtgaggAGTGTGGGAAAGTATTCAGGCAGGCCTCAAATCTTCTGGCCCATCAGAGAGTCCATAGTGGAGAGAAACCATTCAAATGTGAGGAGTGTGGGAAGAGTTTTGGTCGCAGTTCACACCTTCAAGCCCATCAGAAAGTCCACACGGGAGAAAAGCCGTACAAATGTGAGGAGTGTGGGAAGGGCTTCAAATGGAGCTTGAATCTTGACATGCATCAGAGGGTCCACACAGGAGAAAAACCCTACAAGTGTGGGGAGTGTGGTAAGCACTTCAGTCAGGCCTCAAGTCTTCAGCTTCATCAGAGcgtccacactggagagaaaccttacaagtGTGACGTGTGTGGTAAGGTCTTCAGTCGCTCTTCACAGCTGCAGTCTCATCAGAGAGTTCACACAGGGGAGAAACCTTACAAGTGTGAGACGTGTGGTAAGAGCTTCAGCTGGCGATCAAATCTTACCATTCATCACAGAATCCATGCTGGTGATAAATCCTATAAAAGTAATAGGAGTgggaagaacatcagagagtCCACCCAGGGAAATAGTtgtataaaatga
- the LOC118536638 gene encoding uncharacterized protein LOC118536638 isoform X2 yields MNMFKETVTFKDVAVAFTEEELGLLDSAQRKLYQDVMLENFRNLVSVGGNDQSELRTVQDRGPHEELSCWQIWQHIANDLSRCQNSMINSSQLHKQGDSPCQLGAGLAIQTSEDENCILNCKVDGPNGTESSDFPILRAQDSWRKTSLTESQSYRNRYQQISMKNKLCQCKQDVDPISWISHHLDPGIHRSDQSYSDDDCEKDSMKISTLDQDSMTHTGQKPYECNECEKSFSDLSTFDLPQQLHSKVKSHTCSECGKGFRYSSVLRIHQRVHVEEKGYKCGECGKEFSQSSLLQTHQKVHTVEKPFKCEECGKGFGRRSALTVHCKVHTGEKPYHCEECGRAFSQASHLQDHQRVHTGEKPFRCDACGKSFSRNSHLQSHQRVHTGEKPYKCEECGKGFICSSNLYIHQRVHTGEKPYKCEECGKGFSRPSSLQAHQGVHTGEKSYICNVCGKGFTLSSNLQAHQRVHTGEKPYKCDECGKSFRRNSHYQVHLVVHTGEKPYKCEVCGKGFSQSSYLQIHLKAHSVEKPYKCEECGQGFNQSSRLQIHQLIHTGEKPYKCEECGKGFSRRADLKIHCRIHTGEKPYNCEECGKVFRQASNLLAHQRVHSGEKPFKCEECGKSFGRSSHLQAHQKVHTGEKPYKCEECGKGFKWSLNLDMHQRVHTGEKPYKCGECGKHFSQASSLQLHQSVHTGEKPYKCDVCGKVFSRSSQLQSHQRVHTGEKPYKCETCGKSFSWRSNLTIHHRIHAGDKSYKSNRSGKNIRESTQGNSCIK; encoded by the exons atgAACATGTTCAAG GAGACGGTGACGTTCAAGGACGTGGCGGTGGCCTTCACAGAGGAGGAGCTGGGACTGCTGGACTCTGCCCAGAGGAAGCTATACCAGGACGTCATGTTAGAAAACTTCAGGAACCTGGTCTCAGTGG GAGGGAACGATCAAAGTGAGCTGAGGACCGTTCAAGACAGAGGACCACATGAAGAGCTTTCCTGCTGGCAAATCTGGCAACACATTGCAAATGACCTATCCAGATGTCAAAACTCCATGATAAATAGTTCTCAGCTTCACAAACAAGGTGATTCCCCCTGCCAGCTTGGGGCAGGACTCGCTATTCAAACTTCTGAAGATGAGAACTGTATACTAAATTGTAAAGTGGATGGTCCTAATGGTACTGAAAGCTCAGACTTTCCAATTTTGAGAGCCCAGGACTCATGGAGGAAAACTTCTTTGACTGAGTCACAGAGTTATCGGAATAGATACCAACAAATTTCCATGAAGAATAAGCTATGTCAGTGTAAACAGGATGTTGATCCCATCAGTTGGATTTCACATCACCTAGATCCTGGAATACACAGAAGTGACCAATCTTATAGCGACGATGATTGTGAGAAAGACAGCATGAAGATTTCAACATTGGACCAGGATAGTATGACTCACACAGGACAAAAACCTTATGAGTGTAATGAATGTGAAAAATCCTTCAGTGATCTCTCTACCTTTGATCTTCCTCAGCAGTTACACTCAAAAGTGAAGTCTCATACCTGTAGTGAATGTGGAAAAGGCTTCCGTTATAGCTCAGTTCTTCGTATTCATCAGAGAGTTCATGTGGAAGAGAAAGGCTATAAGTGTGGTGAGTGTGGTAAGGAATTCAGTCAGAGCTCACTTCTGCAAACCCATCAGAAAGTCCACACTGTAGAGAAGCCATTTAAATGTGAGGAGTGTGGGAAGGGCTTTGGTCGTAGATCAGCACTTACTGTTCATTGCAAAGtccacacaggagagaagccTTATCATTGTGAGGAGTGTGGGCGGGCCTTCAGTCAGGCCTCTCATCTCCAGGACCATCAGAGAGtccacactggggagaaaccATTCAGATGCGATGCATGTGGTAAAAGCTTCAGTCGGAATTCACATCTTCAATCCCATCAGAGAGTCCACACGGGAGAGAAACCATACAAATGTGAGGAGTGTGGGAAGGGCTTCATTTGTAGCTCAAATCTATACATTCATCAGAGGGTCCACACAGGAGAAAAACCCTACAAATGTGAGGAATGTGGTAAAGGCTTTAGTCGGCCTTCAAGTCTTCAGGCCCATCAGGGtgttcacactggagagaaatcCTACATATGTAATGTGTGTGGTAAAGGCTTTACTCTGAGTTCAAATCTTCAAGCACATCAGAGAGtccacacaggagagaagccATACAAATGCGATGAGTGTGGGAAGAGCTTCAGGAGGAACTCCCATTATCAAGTTCATCTGGTAGTCCACACAGGggagaaaccctataaatgtgAGGTATGCGGAAAGGGCTTCAGTCAGAGTTCATATCTTCAAATCCATCTGAAGGCACACAGTGTAGAGAAACCTTACAAGTGTGAGGAGTGCGGGCAGGGCTTCAATCAGAGTTCCCGACTTCAGATTCACCAGCTGATCCATACTGGCGAGAAACCGTACAAATGTGAAGAGTGTGGGAAGGGATTCAGTCGTAGAGCAGATCTCAAAATTCACTGCAGAatccacacaggagagaaaccatataattgtgaggAGTGTGGGAAAGTATTCAGGCAGGCCTCAAATCTTCTGGCCCATCAGAGAGTCCATAGTGGAGAGAAACCATTCAAATGTGAGGAGTGTGGGAAGAGTTTTGGTCGCAGTTCACACCTTCAAGCCCATCAGAAAGTCCACACGGGAGAAAAGCCGTACAAATGTGAGGAGTGTGGGAAGGGCTTCAAATGGAGCTTGAATCTTGACATGCATCAGAGGGTCCACACAGGAGAAAAACCCTACAAGTGTGGGGAGTGTGGTAAGCACTTCAGTCAGGCCTCAAGTCTTCAGCTTCATCAGAGcgtccacactggagagaaaccttacaagtGTGACGTGTGTGGTAAGGTCTTCAGTCGCTCTTCACAGCTGCAGTCTCATCAGAGAGTTCACACAGGGGAGAAACCTTACAAGTGTGAGACGTGTGGTAAGAGCTTCAGCTGGCGATCAAATCTTACCATTCATCACAGAATCCATGCTGGTGATAAATCCTATAAAAGTAATAGGAGTgggaagaacatcagagagtCCACCCAGGGAAATAGTtgtataaaatga
- the LOC118536638 gene encoding uncharacterized protein LOC118536638 isoform X3, whose protein sequence is MLENFRNLVSVGHQPFKRDQWHIEREERLWLMKTATQIERNVGGNDQSELRTVQDRGPHEELSCWQIWQHIANDLSRCQNSMINSSQLHKQGDSPCQLGAGLAIQTSEDENCILNCKVDGPNGTESSDFPILRAQDSWRKTSLTESQSYRNRYQQISMKNKLCQCKQDVDPISWISHHLDPGIHRSDQSYSDDDCEKDSMKISTLDQDSMTHTGQKPYECNECEKSFSDLSTFDLPQQLHSKVKSHTCSECGKGFRYSSVLRIHQRVHVEEKGYKCGECGKEFSQSSLLQTHQKVHTVEKPFKCEECGKGFGRRSALTVHCKVHTGEKPYHCEECGRAFSQASHLQDHQRVHTGEKPFRCDACGKSFSRNSHLQSHQRVHTGEKPYKCEECGKGFICSSNLYIHQRVHTGEKPYKCEECGKGFSRPSSLQAHQGVHTGEKSYICNVCGKGFTLSSNLQAHQRVHTGEKPYKCDECGKSFRRNSHYQVHLVVHTGEKPYKCEVCGKGFSQSSYLQIHLKAHSVEKPYKCEECGQGFNQSSRLQIHQLIHTGEKPYKCEECGKGFSRRADLKIHCRIHTGEKPYNCEECGKVFRQASNLLAHQRVHSGEKPFKCEECGKSFGRSSHLQAHQKVHTGEKPYKCEECGKGFKWSLNLDMHQRVHTGEKPYKCGECGKHFSQASSLQLHQSVHTGEKPYKCDVCGKVFSRSSQLQSHQRVHTGEKPYKCETCGKSFSWRSNLTIHHRIHAGDKSYKSNRSGKNIRESTQGNSCIK, encoded by the exons ATGTTAGAAAACTTCAGGAACCTGGTCTCAGTGG GACATCAGCCCTTTAAACGAGATCAATGGCAcatagaaagagaagagaggctCTGGTTGATGAAGACAGCAACCCAGATAGAGAGAAATGTAG GAGGGAACGATCAAAGTGAGCTGAGGACCGTTCAAGACAGAGGACCACATGAAGAGCTTTCCTGCTGGCAAATCTGGCAACACATTGCAAATGACCTATCCAGATGTCAAAACTCCATGATAAATAGTTCTCAGCTTCACAAACAAGGTGATTCCCCCTGCCAGCTTGGGGCAGGACTCGCTATTCAAACTTCTGAAGATGAGAACTGTATACTAAATTGTAAAGTGGATGGTCCTAATGGTACTGAAAGCTCAGACTTTCCAATTTTGAGAGCCCAGGACTCATGGAGGAAAACTTCTTTGACTGAGTCACAGAGTTATCGGAATAGATACCAACAAATTTCCATGAAGAATAAGCTATGTCAGTGTAAACAGGATGTTGATCCCATCAGTTGGATTTCACATCACCTAGATCCTGGAATACACAGAAGTGACCAATCTTATAGCGACGATGATTGTGAGAAAGACAGCATGAAGATTTCAACATTGGACCAGGATAGTATGACTCACACAGGACAAAAACCTTATGAGTGTAATGAATGTGAAAAATCCTTCAGTGATCTCTCTACCTTTGATCTTCCTCAGCAGTTACACTCAAAAGTGAAGTCTCATACCTGTAGTGAATGTGGAAAAGGCTTCCGTTATAGCTCAGTTCTTCGTATTCATCAGAGAGTTCATGTGGAAGAGAAAGGCTATAAGTGTGGTGAGTGTGGTAAGGAATTCAGTCAGAGCTCACTTCTGCAAACCCATCAGAAAGTCCACACTGTAGAGAAGCCATTTAAATGTGAGGAGTGTGGGAAGGGCTTTGGTCGTAGATCAGCACTTACTGTTCATTGCAAAGtccacacaggagagaagccTTATCATTGTGAGGAGTGTGGGCGGGCCTTCAGTCAGGCCTCTCATCTCCAGGACCATCAGAGAGtccacactggggagaaaccATTCAGATGCGATGCATGTGGTAAAAGCTTCAGTCGGAATTCACATCTTCAATCCCATCAGAGAGTCCACACGGGAGAGAAACCATACAAATGTGAGGAGTGTGGGAAGGGCTTCATTTGTAGCTCAAATCTATACATTCATCAGAGGGTCCACACAGGAGAAAAACCCTACAAATGTGAGGAATGTGGTAAAGGCTTTAGTCGGCCTTCAAGTCTTCAGGCCCATCAGGGtgttcacactggagagaaatcCTACATATGTAATGTGTGTGGTAAAGGCTTTACTCTGAGTTCAAATCTTCAAGCACATCAGAGAGtccacacaggagagaagccATACAAATGCGATGAGTGTGGGAAGAGCTTCAGGAGGAACTCCCATTATCAAGTTCATCTGGTAGTCCACACAGGggagaaaccctataaatgtgAGGTATGCGGAAAGGGCTTCAGTCAGAGTTCATATCTTCAAATCCATCTGAAGGCACACAGTGTAGAGAAACCTTACAAGTGTGAGGAGTGCGGGCAGGGCTTCAATCAGAGTTCCCGACTTCAGATTCACCAGCTGATCCATACTGGCGAGAAACCGTACAAATGTGAAGAGTGTGGGAAGGGATTCAGTCGTAGAGCAGATCTCAAAATTCACTGCAGAatccacacaggagagaaaccatataattgtgaggAGTGTGGGAAAGTATTCAGGCAGGCCTCAAATCTTCTGGCCCATCAGAGAGTCCATAGTGGAGAGAAACCATTCAAATGTGAGGAGTGTGGGAAGAGTTTTGGTCGCAGTTCACACCTTCAAGCCCATCAGAAAGTCCACACGGGAGAAAAGCCGTACAAATGTGAGGAGTGTGGGAAGGGCTTCAAATGGAGCTTGAATCTTGACATGCATCAGAGGGTCCACACAGGAGAAAAACCCTACAAGTGTGGGGAGTGTGGTAAGCACTTCAGTCAGGCCTCAAGTCTTCAGCTTCATCAGAGcgtccacactggagagaaaccttacaagtGTGACGTGTGTGGTAAGGTCTTCAGTCGCTCTTCACAGCTGCAGTCTCATCAGAGAGTTCACACAGGGGAGAAACCTTACAAGTGTGAGACGTGTGGTAAGAGCTTCAGCTGGCGATCAAATCTTACCATTCATCACAGAATCCATGCTGGTGATAAATCCTATAAAAGTAATAGGAGTgggaagaacatcagagagtCCACCCAGGGAAATAGTtgtataaaatga
- the LOC118536638 gene encoding uncharacterized protein LOC118536638 isoform X4 produces MINSSQLHKQGDSPCQLGAGLAIQTSEDENCILNCKVDGPNGTESSDFPILRAQDSWRKTSLTESQSYRNRYQQISMKNKLCQCKQDVDPISWISHHLDPGIHRSDQSYSDDDCEKDSMKISTLDQDSMTHTGQKPYECNECEKSFSDLSTFDLPQQLHSKVKSHTCSECGKGFRYSSVLRIHQRVHVEEKGYKCGECGKEFSQSSLLQTHQKVHTVEKPFKCEECGKGFGRRSALTVHCKVHTGEKPYHCEECGRAFSQASHLQDHQRVHTGEKPFRCDACGKSFSRNSHLQSHQRVHTGEKPYKCEECGKGFICSSNLYIHQRVHTGEKPYKCEECGKGFSRPSSLQAHQGVHTGEKSYICNVCGKGFTLSSNLQAHQRVHTGEKPYKCDECGKSFRRNSHYQVHLVVHTGEKPYKCEVCGKGFSQSSYLQIHLKAHSVEKPYKCEECGQGFNQSSRLQIHQLIHTGEKPYKCEECGKGFSRRADLKIHCRIHTGEKPYNCEECGKVFRQASNLLAHQRVHSGEKPFKCEECGKSFGRSSHLQAHQKVHTGEKPYKCEECGKGFKWSLNLDMHQRVHTGEKPYKCGECGKHFSQASSLQLHQSVHTGEKPYKCDVCGKVFSRSSQLQSHQRVHTGEKPYKCETCGKSFSWRSNLTIHHRIHAGDKSYKSNRSGKNIRESTQGNSCIK; encoded by the coding sequence ATGATAAATAGTTCTCAGCTTCACAAACAAGGTGATTCCCCCTGCCAGCTTGGGGCAGGACTCGCTATTCAAACTTCTGAAGATGAGAACTGTATACTAAATTGTAAAGTGGATGGTCCTAATGGTACTGAAAGCTCAGACTTTCCAATTTTGAGAGCCCAGGACTCATGGAGGAAAACTTCTTTGACTGAGTCACAGAGTTATCGGAATAGATACCAACAAATTTCCATGAAGAATAAGCTATGTCAGTGTAAACAGGATGTTGATCCCATCAGTTGGATTTCACATCACCTAGATCCTGGAATACACAGAAGTGACCAATCTTATAGCGACGATGATTGTGAGAAAGACAGCATGAAGATTTCAACATTGGACCAGGATAGTATGACTCACACAGGACAAAAACCTTATGAGTGTAATGAATGTGAAAAATCCTTCAGTGATCTCTCTACCTTTGATCTTCCTCAGCAGTTACACTCAAAAGTGAAGTCTCATACCTGTAGTGAATGTGGAAAAGGCTTCCGTTATAGCTCAGTTCTTCGTATTCATCAGAGAGTTCATGTGGAAGAGAAAGGCTATAAGTGTGGTGAGTGTGGTAAGGAATTCAGTCAGAGCTCACTTCTGCAAACCCATCAGAAAGTCCACACTGTAGAGAAGCCATTTAAATGTGAGGAGTGTGGGAAGGGCTTTGGTCGTAGATCAGCACTTACTGTTCATTGCAAAGtccacacaggagagaagccTTATCATTGTGAGGAGTGTGGGCGGGCCTTCAGTCAGGCCTCTCATCTCCAGGACCATCAGAGAGtccacactggggagaaaccATTCAGATGCGATGCATGTGGTAAAAGCTTCAGTCGGAATTCACATCTTCAATCCCATCAGAGAGTCCACACGGGAGAGAAACCATACAAATGTGAGGAGTGTGGGAAGGGCTTCATTTGTAGCTCAAATCTATACATTCATCAGAGGGTCCACACAGGAGAAAAACCCTACAAATGTGAGGAATGTGGTAAAGGCTTTAGTCGGCCTTCAAGTCTTCAGGCCCATCAGGGtgttcacactggagagaaatcCTACATATGTAATGTGTGTGGTAAAGGCTTTACTCTGAGTTCAAATCTTCAAGCACATCAGAGAGtccacacaggagagaagccATACAAATGCGATGAGTGTGGGAAGAGCTTCAGGAGGAACTCCCATTATCAAGTTCATCTGGTAGTCCACACAGGggagaaaccctataaatgtgAGGTATGCGGAAAGGGCTTCAGTCAGAGTTCATATCTTCAAATCCATCTGAAGGCACACAGTGTAGAGAAACCTTACAAGTGTGAGGAGTGCGGGCAGGGCTTCAATCAGAGTTCCCGACTTCAGATTCACCAGCTGATCCATACTGGCGAGAAACCGTACAAATGTGAAGAGTGTGGGAAGGGATTCAGTCGTAGAGCAGATCTCAAAATTCACTGCAGAatccacacaggagagaaaccatataattgtgaggAGTGTGGGAAAGTATTCAGGCAGGCCTCAAATCTTCTGGCCCATCAGAGAGTCCATAGTGGAGAGAAACCATTCAAATGTGAGGAGTGTGGGAAGAGTTTTGGTCGCAGTTCACACCTTCAAGCCCATCAGAAAGTCCACACGGGAGAAAAGCCGTACAAATGTGAGGAGTGTGGGAAGGGCTTCAAATGGAGCTTGAATCTTGACATGCATCAGAGGGTCCACACAGGAGAAAAACCCTACAAGTGTGGGGAGTGTGGTAAGCACTTCAGTCAGGCCTCAAGTCTTCAGCTTCATCAGAGcgtccacactggagagaaaccttacaagtGTGACGTGTGTGGTAAGGTCTTCAGTCGCTCTTCACAGCTGCAGTCTCATCAGAGAGTTCACACAGGGGAGAAACCTTACAAGTGTGAGACGTGTGGTAAGAGCTTCAGCTGGCGATCAAATCTTACCATTCATCACAGAATCCATGCTGGTGATAAATCCTATAAAAGTAATAGGAGTgggaagaacatcagagagtCCACCCAGGGAAATAGTtgtataaaatga